In Diabrotica undecimpunctata isolate CICGRU chromosome 9, icDiaUnde3, whole genome shotgun sequence, the DNA window AAGTGATTTTATATTACTTCAACCAAATATTAGAAGATGTAACTATATATAGagatatacaagaaaataaataaaaggaCAGTGAATTTTTCTCATATAACATGAATGTAGAAAATATTTCCAGCCCAGTAGGGATTTAAGGAAAAGCTGGATTGTGTATTTAATTTGAGAAAATGAGTccaaatttatttttactttattatttgctCTAATATTCTGCAAAATGAAGGAATTTTATAGAAAAACAGACCAAGCTATAAATATCTGTGCATTCTCTTACATTTTCTTATAATTCTGGCATATTGCTCAATTTTATTTCTTGTGTTTCTTAATCAGGGTGTTACAACAAAGTCTATGATGCTGGTACTTATGTATGCATAGTATGCGAACAGCCCTTATTTAGCTCTGATACCAAATACGACAGTGGCTGTGGATGGCCCGCTTTTAATGATGTATTAGACCAAGGAAAAGTGAAACTTACGCCCGATACTAGTGGAGGTAATTATTGTTGATAGTGTTTATAAAATATTATGCATTATGATGAGTATTTTATGTGTATAAAAAACATGTAGGTCTTGAAAAATGTTTAATGTATGATCTgataaatgatataaaaatatacagtttACACTTTTTAGTGCCTTTTTGATAtaaccatttatttaaaattcaagTTTTTGATTAATTTTCCATGAATTTAGATGCCGGGAGTCAAAATATTAGAACATATATATTTGtaaatgttattaaattataacaatatcattacatattgtttttttactcataaaatattcaaaatgtaGTTTTGTTCATTTGTCAGAATATATTATCAAATCCAAATATCAAATTATAAAAGATATAACCACAAAAGACAAGTTTTCCGTCGAATTGGATGGCGAACTAACATGATGTTGACCAAACACATAACCTCAATATTATCCTCTATTTTGACAATTTATAAGGCGGGAATATTTCTTAATTATGTGgataaatattgtattttataattcaCAAATAATTCAAACAACATACGATGAATAAACCACGTAGAGCAAAAGTTAAAAGTCCAgacaaaaacaatttaaaaatttcggAGTTTTTCTTCAAAGATAGAACAAATTTAAAAGCGAATAGCACCAAAGATGAAAATTGTGAACAAACTAGTAATGTGGCAATAATAGCGGATACGAAAAGTAACAGAGCAGGAAAAATAGTAAATAAGAACAATGATTCTACACAATCAATGGTTCCACTTCATAATAACAGAAAAAGAAAGTCAAGTGAAGACGAAGTTGATAAAGAGTGTAAAAAACTCCACCAAGATGAAGAAATAAGTTATATTAAAGACCATAATGTAGATGAATCATTAGATGTTACAAATTGTTCTATTTTAAACCAAGAACCAAAAGATAAACTTAGTTCACCTGAAAAGTTGATAAAAGTGAAGAGGTAAGTCAATTGACTAAATGTATTTTCCAATTTGATATTATATATCATATACAATTGATTTTGGCTACTTTATTGTATGGATTAGTGTGCAAGATAACTCTCGAGACAATATAAATCGTCAAATGAGTTACTATAAAATAATAAGGTCAAAAagttaatgaaaagtaaaaacaCTCTAGTTGTAATAAATGTTTCACTCGTTCTAAAATTGCTCTTCAACACTATATTATCGTTTTGTTTTGAATATCTGTGTTTCCAATGATATACAGTAGACTcactctataacgagaactgaaatagCAGACTAATTAGCTCGTTATAAGCTGATCTTGTTAATAATACTGGGCATActtatgaatatgtagttttctaaagcATTAACTTCCTGTAGTGAAGTCATTTGGAGCAATAgaagatgctaaatattgtttgaatggcgtttttgaaaaaaaaaagttgttttattgtcaatgaaatacattaaaacaaaaaagagttgtttacttttattgtcaatgatatatgttaaaacaaaaatctgTAGTTACATtattttccaactacataatgtataaagggTATTTTCAAGGATTGGAATTGGAAGAAGTATGTCATTTTTGACTGGTTTAAATTGTCCAGtctcattctatcatattttctaaagatgtgaaacagttgtatgcttcttcatttgcgttttgtctttggatatagtttcttacaacatttaaagcactttccacatcttgtctattaggaccttcttGTATAGATTCACTGAGATTGTCTTCTCCATCTTCATCACTTTCTTTACTGGCTCCGCCGGCGGATTTATTACTTCTGCGATAATTTCACTATCCGTCAGAAGATCACAAACAATGACGTCATCATCAATAACAATGAATTCAGCAAACTTGTCATCATTGTTCAGTTGAAGTTAGTTCTTAACCTTGCTGTTGTAACCTCAACCACTCTGCTACAGGATATTCATCTTCTTCGTTTTCTACCTCAGTCTCTGTCCACCCCACATGActgaaacattttctgatggttTTTTTATCTATGAGTGTTCATGCTTTGTGGATGAAATTTATGGCATCTAATAAAGTAGCAGGGGATTCACTACGGTTTTCCACATTATTCAGGATCTGCTTATCTAAAAATTTTCTGTAGTAAACTTTAAGGGATCTTATGACGCCCTGATCCATCAGTTGCAGAACAGATGTGCAATTTGGGGGTAAAAAAAATaagttgaatgttttttaaactgTCAACTTTCGCATGGGCTGTACAATTGTCAACAATTAAAAGAATCTTTCAATGTCCCAACTCTCTGTCCCACTTCAAAAGTTCTCCAATAAAAATCTCTGCTGTCATacatgattttttattaaattcatatgTGACAGGAAGCTGATTTACACCTCTGAAACATCGTGGTTTTTGAGATTTCCCAATGACGACTAACTGTGTTGCTTTTTCTTGAAGTAGTGGTCCACTTATTGGAACATTCGCAGCCCTGTTTACGGTAAACCATTTGACCATTGCAGTATCGACTTCTTTATTAGTTGCGGCACATAGTTTTTTCGATTTACCGGAAAAAGACGAACCTGCTTCGaaaatattgtgtttatttttGAACATGGTCAATAAAGTGGAACTTGAAATTCCTCTTTCACGACAAACTTCTGTTTTTCTCTTACCGTTCTCAACATATTTAAGGGTGTTAATTTTTCTTCTAAAGTAAATGCTTTTCTTTTAGGAGTCATAGTGTGTAATCTATGCGACTATGTAATCTTCAACACAACTTTCAAGACGCGAAAGCACAATCATGAAACAAACGATAAACATCTATGACAAAAAcaactgtgaaatttgttttatttgtcaaGTTTTTAAGCCTCTTTACGTAGTTTATTAGGTGCGAACGGTCAAATCCCTAcactgacacttgtgaatcataaattgtaaatttccaacAATACAATATCTGTTGGTAGAGTAAAcagaagaagtttattgcgggcggcagttaaaaagagtatttatttatagccacggccaGATCCAAAACgttaaaaaaacacgtttttcgatcttattttctctcgttataaccaaattttcctcgctatagagggttatagttcaataaaaatttcacgggacatctagtgtacctcgttataagcgaaacctcgtaataaccgtgttcttTATAGAGGGGGTATACTGTAGTTGGTAGTGAAAATGGTAAAATAGATTCCTTCTAATATTTGATTCTTGTAGTAtctttcattaattttattttattttatgaatagTTCAGGTGATTTTCTATATATGTATGTTATGATCTTACAGTAGATGGCTTGTTTTATGGGCTTTACTCTCGTCCTGCTGTTTTTTATGCTTTTATCAAAAGTTAATGCTTTGTCTATACTCTGATCTCATATTGAGCACAGTTTTCGTGACAGCTGATAACTCTCCTTATTAAATGATATATAATATCAAAGAGAGTCTTAGATAGTATGTATTTCGAGTGAAAACCATACAATATTGTTCTGGACAAGACACATAACATAGTAGttgcatgagaacaataatgtgaaTTTTTGCTCGCAATatgtattttacaatattttttcacAAGTAGTAAATGAGACCATTCTTACTTTTGTAGTCCAATGAGGCATAAgattgaaaaagaaaacaaaaacaaacttgTATCACCAGTTAAAAAACAACTTACAGAGATGGATAGTTTTCCAGACATTTGTCAAGTCGATTTTGATGATTGGGAAGAAAATAATGTGGTAGAGCCAGAAAGTTCTGATTTAGATTTAAGTCAGCCATGTCATTGTAAAATAACGAAAATAACATCATCGGGCCATACAATTATACTAAATTTGTTATCTACAAAAGAAAGTAAAGAAGGTATTTGCGAAATACATGGTATTTGGACTTACACTAACTTATCTATTGGTGACACAATATATATCACTTGTGTCAAAATTAACAACACTTGGGTAGTTAATAATGACTGTGGTTTAGTAGTGTTTGAGCCAGATTTACTGGTGTCTTCTACATCTGTGGTAGGTTCTTTATGGTGTAAAAGAAGAAACGTGTTAGCTGAAAGGTTCAGAGGTTTCGACAGCACAAATCGATATATGATTCTTGGAACTTTGATCCACAGCACCCTACAACACGCCTTAAAATACAACATTTGCGAGACAGAAAAACTGGAAGGATTAGTTAAAAAATTTATGTCAAAAAGTCGTGTTGTTAAAAACCTTTATGAGTGCGACGTATCACCTGAATGGATCAACGATGAAGTTGTCAAATATATACCAAGGATACAAGAATTCATGAACGTCTATGTGAACAAAGCAAACAGTAGATTACAAGTAAAAGACAACTGGCGAGGAAAGATAGACGACATAGAGGATGTGGAAGAAAATATTTGGTGTCCAGAACTGGGTATAAAAGGAAAAATCGACGTAACTGTTCAAGTAAACAATAAAGCTATGCCGCTGGAGCTCAAAACAGGTAAAACGTCGGTATCTTTGGAGCATAGAGGTCAAGTAATGTTGTATCTCATGATGATGAACAAAATTGGTTACAATGCAACTTCCGGACTGCTTCTTTATATCAAAGAAGGTGTAATAAAAGAGGTATCACATACGAAAAAGGAAGAAAGAGATTTGATATATTTAAGAAATGAGTTAGTGTACTACCTAACAAGATCTGTTACTGAAGTCGGAAATATTTTGATCCCTCCCAGTCTGCCTGAACCTATAAATCACAAGAGCTGCGCCAATTGTCCGTACAGCGCTATCTGTACCGTTTATGCTCACTTCAATAAGGAAAACATATCTTCTAAGCCGACTCTAAAAAGTATCCAAGAAGACATTTTACAAAACCTTGAGCAATCTCATATAGATTATTTCATGAAGTGGACTAGCTTACTCGTGATCGAATCAGAGTCGAATACAGGTACGAAAGATATAAAAGAAATCTATCTAATGCCTCCGAGTGATAGAGAAAAGAAAGGTAGATGTATTTCGAATCTAAGGATATCGAAAGTTAGTGATGTTGTCGATGAATTGTATTTTGAACATTATTTCGAAAAAATAGTCCCAGATAGTTCAAGAAACTTTACAACTAGTGGTTTAACTGTCGGTGGTTATGTTGTTGTTAGTACCGATAAGAGACACGCTGTTGCGGCAGGTTTTGTTAACGATATTACAACGACGTCTATATCGGTCACTTTAGAACGAAATTTAACACTCAAGTTCCAAAACCAAACGTTTTACTTAGACAGCTACGATTCCGGTAGCCTACAATCATTTAATTTGAGCAGCTTGGCTCTGTTATTAGAACCAACTCCGAGAGCAGATACCCTAAGGAAAATAATAGTTGACAAGCAGCGTCCCACATTTCGAACGACATTGCCTAAAGTTGTCGGTACTACTGGTAAAGCCATACTAAAAAGACTGAATAGAGTACAACAAAGAGCCGTGTTGAAAGCCATAACTGCgaatgaatattttttaataaaagggATGCCTGGTACTGGAAAAACTGCTACTATTGTAGCCTTGATACAGTTATTGTATGAACTAGGTAAGACAATTCTTATTACGAGTCATACAAATTCAGCTGTTGATAATGTTTGCCTTAAGTTGTTGAAGTATGGTGTCAAATTTATTAGATTGGGATCAGAGTCAAAGATTCACAAAGATTTGCACGAATATTCAGAGCATAACCTTACGAAAAATTGTACGACGTCTAGCGACTACGAAACTGTTTATAATAGTGCTCAAGTTTTAGCTGTGACTTGTTTTGCTTCTGGGCATCCAGTGTTAACCAAACGTTGCTTAGATATATGTATAGTAGATGAAAGTACACAAGTACTACAACCATCTGTGATAAGACCGCTATATGCCTGTAAAACTTTTATACTAATAGGTGACAATGATCAGTTGCCGGCTGTTATTAAAAGCAGCAAAGCTAAAGATTTAGGTATGTCTGAAAGTTTGTTCGAAAGACTCTATGTAACAGACGCTGCTACATCCTTAAACATTAATTACAGAATGAACAAAACTATAACGTCTTTAGCTAATAATCTAACATACAACGGCGAGCTGCAAGTTGGCAACAACGCTATTGAAAACGCCACAATAAGTTTCccaaataaacaaattttaattgacTTGTATAGTTCTGATAGTTGGATATTGAAAGCACTAGATGACTCACTAGATAATGCTGTACAGTTTCTTGATACAGGCCCCGTGTGGAGTCTAAAACAAGACGTTGACTGGAAAATACACACAAGTTTTGCACGTTCAGCCAGTACAGACGATACTAGTTCTAAAGTAAACATCCATGAAGCAGCTGTTATTTTCAAACTTGTCGAAGCTTTGCTCAAAGCTGGTCTTCCAGCTAAAGATATAGGTGTAATTGCAAGTTATCGGCACCAAGTTGAGCAATTGTCCACCATCCTTAAGTCTGAGTGTATAGACATAAACACTGTGGATCAGTTTCAAGGTAAAGACAAAAGTGTCATCGTTTATTCGTGTGGTAATTCCAAAAACACCGATACCTTCAAGACACCCAAAAAAGACGACATTTTAGAAGATAAGAGAAGACTGACTGTTGCTATTACTAGAGCGAAACACAAACTTGTCATTGTCGGTGATGTTAAGACTCTCATGGTCTATTCTACGTTTAAAAAACTTTTGTCTAATTTTAGTAAAAACGTTATCAAACTGTACGATTCTAAAAACTTCTCTTGGGAGCAATGTTTACTTTTAAATGAGtcctaagttattgttttatttaaaaaacggggtttttatttgttttgttgtaaaTTTAAGGTAATAAAGTGTATATTCTGACAACTGAACGTTTTTTTTTATAGTAATAGTATTTTAGTATATTGCAACGTTTGATAGTTTCTTTAAAAATGGTTTAGTGTAAGTTTTTCATTCGGTTATTGTATGAAACGTGTGTCATGTAAATAATTATGATTTTTCGCGAATATTGGGAACATTTGATAGTTTTGTATATATAGTATAGTTCATTTCAACGTTCTTAACGGCAATCACATCGAACGAAATTAATAAACAAAGGCTTTCTTgattagtgtttttttttattatacctataCAATGGTTGTCTTAAAGTACTTAAGTAGACTTAAagtactttattgcttttcaaaatatgtcccaccaagatcgatacacttttgcatacgttaaaaccaattggtaaaacagttattccagtcttcagttgacacctgcaaaatcgctgttttaaagGCATTGATGGCTTCTTCTGGCGACTGTAATCGCTGTCCACGCATTGAATTCTTGATCTTTGTGAACGTGAAGAAGTCGTTGGGACTTAGGTCGGGACTATAAGGTGGATGGTTTAACAATTCGATGTTTGGAAGCTCCAAAAACTCTATTATCTTTTGGGCAATGTGAGCACTTGCATTGTCCTGATGTAGGATGATTTGCCGTTGTGTGTTTCTTTGTCAGTTTCGCGAtaacttctggtaaacaaacggtTATATACCAATTAAAAGTATCCGTTCTTCGATCTTCTAAGACAATTGTTGCCACATGACAAGATTTTGACACGAAAGTTAAGACCATTTTCTTTGACACACGGAACGGATCGACCACACAGCGGATTGGCGTTTATTTTCAGGTTCATAGGAGTAAATCCAATATTCATCGCCACTAACAATACTATAAACTTTTTTTGAGCTTCCCTTTCTCGGCCAAGCACgtatgtattcccatatttctcatgtcttcatcgatgttatcaatgaaccttgttctgggtcttcctcttctctgatcaatgggtctatcaaggagagcgtttttctagctgggtcattttgttccatcctcattacatgccctatccacctcataCGTCCTATCttatatattttacgatatcaggttcctggtatattctataaagttcgaagttgtatcgccttctccacactccattcactgctccatagattcgccttattacttttctttcaaaacatcctaacatgttttcattaattttcattagagtccaggtctctgaaccatatgttaggactgggcgtagtattgttttgtagagtttcatttttgtatttctcgatataattgcggtgttaaggagcgcttccaggtatacaaattcgttcactgcttcgatgacgtcgttttttataacaagtggtcgtaggatttgtggttgcgtgcttattttcatatactttatcCAATGTAGTGTGGTTATAGcaaagatatcttcttttttgtgtatggtgcagagtattccaatattccaatcattggggagggatttctgtgtccatatttcttttataagctgctgtaatgccattagggtatcatggccaccttctttatatttATCGAGACGTAATAATGGATATATCTTGCTATTTGTTAGACGGTACGAGAAACTCTTGAATGGGCTTTATCCCGAGAACCCAGTACCTccccaccttctttatatagttcagctgggagattatctattccgggtgatttgtttctggttagttttttaactgcacctttaacttcaagaatcgttggtggttcctcttccctctcgtctgttcgcCTTAGgttatctctttcgtcttcccggttttcttcttctttctctatattaAGTTCCTGGAT includes these proteins:
- the Dna2 gene encoding DNA replication ATP-dependent helicase/nuclease DNA2 encodes the protein MNKPRRAKVKSPDKNNLKISEFFFKDRTNLKANSTKDENCEQTSNVAIIADTKSNRAGKIVNKNNDSTQSMVPLHNNRKRKSSEDEVDKECKKLHQDEEISYIKDHNVDESLDVTNCSILNQEPKDKLSSPEKLIKVKSPMRHKIEKENKNKLVSPVKKQLTEMDSFPDICQVDFDDWEENNVVEPESSDLDLSQPCHCKITKITSSGHTIILNLLSTKESKEGICEIHGIWTYTNLSIGDTIYITCVKINNTWVVNNDCGLVVFEPDLLVSSTSVVGSLWCKRRNVLAERFRGFDSTNRYMILGTLIHSTLQHALKYNICETEKLEGLVKKFMSKSRVVKNLYECDVSPEWINDEVVKYIPRIQEFMNVYVNKANSRLQVKDNWRGKIDDIEDVEENIWCPELGIKGKIDVTVQVNNKAMPLELKTGKTSVSLEHRGQVMLYLMMMNKIGYNATSGLLLYIKEGVIKEVSHTKKEERDLIYLRNELVYYLTRSVTEVGNILIPPSLPEPINHKSCANCPYSAICTVYAHFNKENISSKPTLKSIQEDILQNLEQSHIDYFMKWTSLLVIESESNTGTKDIKEIYLMPPSDREKKGRCISNLRISKVSDVVDELYFEHYFEKIVPDSSRNFTTSGLTVGGYVVVSTDKRHAVAAGFVNDITTTSISVTLERNLTLKFQNQTFYLDSYDSGSLQSFNLSSLALLLEPTPRADTLRKIIVDKQRPTFRTTLPKVVGTTGKAILKRLNRVQQRAVLKAITANEYFLIKGMPGTGKTATIVALIQLLYELGKTILITSHTNSAVDNVCLKLLKYGVKFIRLGSESKIHKDLHEYSEHNLTKNCTTSSDYETVYNSAQVLAVTCFASGHPVLTKRCLDICIVDESTQVLQPSVIRPLYACKTFILIGDNDQLPAVIKSSKAKDLGMSESLFERLYVTDAATSLNINYRMNKTITSLANNLTYNGELQVGNNAIENATISFPNKQILIDLYSSDSWILKALDDSLDNAVQFLDTGPVWSLKQDVDWKIHTSFARSASTDDTSSKVNIHEAAVIFKLVEALLKAGLPAKDIGVIASYRHQVEQLSTILKSECIDINTVDQFQGKDKSVIVYSCGNSKNTDTFKTPKKDDILEDKRRLTVAITRAKHKLVIVGDVKTLMVYSTFKKLLSNFSKNVIKLYDSKNFSWEQCLLLNES